One window of the Mixophyes fleayi isolate aMixFle1 chromosome 6, aMixFle1.hap1, whole genome shotgun sequence genome contains the following:
- the EIF3A gene encoding eukaryotic translation initiation factor 3 subunit A isoform X1 codes for MPAYFQRPENALKRANEFLEVGKKQPALDVLYDVIKSKKHRTWQKIHEPIMLKYLELCVDLRKSHLAKEGLYQYKNICQQVNIKSLEDVVRAYLKLAEERTEAAKESSQQMVLDIEDLDNIQTPESVLLSAVSGEDTQDRTDRLLLTPWVKFLWESYRQCLDLLRNNSKVERLYHDIAQQAFKFCLLYTRKAEFRKLCDNLRMHLGQIQRHHNQSTAINLNNPESQSMHLETRLVQLDSAISMELWQEAFKAVEDIHGLFALSKKPPKPQLMANYYNKVSTVFWKSGNTLFHASTLHRLYHLSREMRKNLTPEEMQRMSTRVLLATLSIPITPERTDIARLLDMDGIILDKQRRLATLLGLQSPPTRVGLINDMVRFNVLQYVVPEVKELYNWLEMDFHPLKLSGRVTKVLDWVKEQADKEPDLQQYVPQLQNNTILRLLQQVAQIYQSIEFSRLTSLVPFVDAFLLERAIVDAARHCDLQVRIDHTSRTLSFGSDLNYSTREDAPVGPFLQNMPSEQIRNQLTAMSSVLSKAVATIKPAHVLQEKEEQQQLAITAFLKNSRKEHQRILARRQTIEERKERLENLNIQREKEELEQREAELQKVRKAEEERLRLEAKEREKERILQEHEQIKKKTVRERLEQIKKTELGAKAFKDIDIENLEELDPDFIMAKQVEQLEKEKKELQERLKNQEKKIDYFERAKRLEEIPLIKKAYEEQRISDMELWEQQEAERIDTLMLEREKAVEHKNRMSRMMEDRDLFESKLKSARQSVYEEKLKQFQERLAEERKARLEERKRQRKEERRITYYSRKEEEEQRIKDEQMKKEHEEQERIENEKRESEEREYQERIRKLEEQERKKRQRELEIEERERRRDEERRGGDDSFRKQEPSRWGDKDADSGWRRAGDPAEERKLAPLDREWRRAGQDADKPGKQEVEDDAPDQEEVPSFRKDIEGLPSRLDEGKGLLGGDRTPPRRGQNEDKGPRREIEEDKGTWRGTDDDRGPKRGFDDDRGPKRSFDDDRGPKRGFDDDRGPRRGFDEDRGPRRGFDEDRGPRRGFDEDRGPRRGFDEDRGPRRGFDEDRGPRRGFDEDRGPRRGFDEDRGPRRGFDEDRGLRRGFDEDRGPRRGFDEDRGPRRGFDEDRGPRRGFDEDRGPRRGFDEPRRGFDEDRAPRRGFDDDRAPRRGFDDDRAPRRGFDDDRAPRRGFDEERVSWRSGDDDRGLRRGGDDDRVLRRGGDDDRVLRRGGDDDDDDDEQAPWKSYGSSRPGGWRDREKAREDSWGPPREAKPSEDREAALELEKRPLREESAWRRGGERLAPSDPDRDDSNEKEDRKRPLKTDREESNPWRKTEELERSAPRRAPPPADKEKSSWRTDKKEEKEMPRRVRLETDEEGWTTVRR; via the exons ATGCCGGCCTACTTCCAGCGCCCCGAGAATGCTCTGAAGAGGGCGAACG AGTTCCTCGAAGTTGGCAAGAAACAACCAGCTTTGGATGTTTTATATGATGTGATAAAGAGCAAAAAGCACCGAACATGGCAGAAAATACACGAGCCGATTATGCTAAAATACCTGGAACTCTGTGTGGATCTCCGCAAGAGCCACCTCGCCAAGGAAGGCCTGTACCAGTACAAGAACATCTGCCAGCAG GTTAATATCAAGTCTTTGGAAGATGTGGTCCGGGCCTACTTGAAGCTGGCCgaggagaggacagaggctgcCAAGGAGTCTTCCCAGCAAATGGTTTTGGATATTGAAGATCTAGACAACATTCAGACTCCAGAAAG TGTCCTCCTGAGTGCTGTGAGTGGAGAAGACACCCAGGACCGTACTGACCGCCTGCTTCTAACCCCATGGGTGAAGTTTCTTTGGGAATCGTACAGACAGTGCCTGGACCTGCTGAGGAACAACTCTAAGGTGGAGCGTCTGTATCATGACATCGCTCAACAAG CCTTCAAGTTCTGCCTGCTGTACACCAGGAAGGCCGAGTTCCGTAAGCTGTGCGACAATCTGAGGATGCACCTGGGCCAGATTCAGCGGCACCACAACCAGAGCACGGCCATCAACCTGAACAACCCAGAGAGCCAGTCCATGCACCTGGAGACCCGGCTGGTTCAACTGGACAGCGCTATCAGCATGGAGCTCTGGCAG GAAGCCTTTAAAGCTGTTGAGGACATTCATGGTCTATTTGCATTGTCCAAGAAGCCACCAAAACCTCAGCTGATGGCAAATTACTACAACAAGGTGTCCACTGTCTTCTGGAAGTCTGGGAACACTCTGTTCCATGCCTCCACCTTACACCGTCTGTACCATCTGTCCAGGGAGATGAGGAAGAATCTCACCCCAGAGGAGATGCAGAG GATGTCGACCAGAGTACTGCTGGCCACTCTTTCCATCCCCATAACTCCGGAACGCACGGACATTGCTCGGCTGCTGGACATGGATGGAATCATTTTGGACAAACAGAGGCGTCTTGCTACTCTGCTGGGACTGCAATCTCCACCAACTCGTGTTGGCCTCATTAATGATATG GTGCGGTTTAATGTCCTCCAGTACGTGGTTCCAGAGGTGAAGGAATTGTATAACTGGCTGGAAATGGATTTCCACCCTCTGAAGCTCTCCGGCCGTGTCACTAAG gTTCTGGACTGGGTGAAAGAGCAGGCGGATAAGGAACCTGATCTTCAGCAGTATGTTCCTCAGCTTCAGAACAACACTATCCTGAGACTTCTGCAGCAG GTGGCTCAGATCTACCAAAGTATTGAGTTCTCGCGCCTCACGTCATTGGTGCCTTTCGTTGATGCCTTTCTGTTGGAAAGAGCCATTGTTGATGCTGCTCGTCATTGTGATCTGCAA GTCCGTATAGATCACACCTCCCGTACATTAAGCTTTGGCTCGGACCTGAATTATTCTACACGAGAGGATGCACCGGTTGGTCCTTTCCTACAGAACATGCCATCCGAGCAGATCCGTAATCAGCTGACTGCAATGTCCTCTGTGCTGTCCAAGGCGGTGGCTACGATCAAGCCAGCCCATGtcctg CAAGAGAAGGAGGAGCAGCAACAGCTGGCCATCACTGCTTTCCTGAAAAACTCCAGAAAGGAACATCAACGGATCCTGGCTCGCCGGCAAACCATAGAAGAGAGGAAGGAACGACTGGAAAATCTAAATATCCAAAGAGAGAAGGAAGAGTTGGAGCAGCGAGAAGCCGAACTCCAGAAAGTACGCAAAGCGgaggaggagagactgcgacTGGAGGCCAAAGAGCGAGAGAAGGAGCGTATCCTACAGGAACATGAACAGATCAAGAAAAAGACTGTGAGGGAACGACTGGAGCAGATCAAGAAAACTGAACTGGGTGCCAAAGCGTTCAAAGATATAGACATTGAG AACCTGGAGGAGCTGGACCCAGATTTCATCATGGCTAAACAGGTGGAACAGCtggagaaagagaagaaagagcTGCAGGAACGTCTGAAGAACCAAGAGAAGAAG ATTGATTATTTTGAGAGAGCCAAACGCCTGGAAGAAATTCCCCTAATCAAGAAGGCTTATGAGGAGCAGCGGATCAGTGATATGGAGCTGTgggaacagcaggaggcggaaCGG ATTGACACCCTAATGTTGGAGCGTGAGAAGGCCGTAGAGCACAAGAACAGGATGTCTAGGATGATGGAAGACCGAGATCTGTTTGAGTCGAAGCTGAAATCTGCTCGGCAGTCTGTGTATGAG GAGAAACTGAAGCAATTCCAGGAGAGACTTGCGGAGGAAAGGAAGGCTCGTCTGGAAGAACGCAAGAGACAGCGCAAGGAGGAAAGACGTATTACCTATTACAGCcgtaaggaggaggaggagcagagaatcAAAGACGAACAGATGAAAAAAG AACATGAAGAACAAGAGCGGATTGAGAATGAGAAGAGAGAATCTGAGGAACGAGAGTACCAAGAACGCATTAGGAAACTGGAGGAACAGGAGCGCAAGAAACGCCAGCGTGAACTAGAGATTGAAGAGCGTGAACGGCGGCGTGATGAGGAGCGGCGAGGGGGCGATGATTCTTTCAGAAAG CAGGAACCCTCTCGCTGGGGTGACAAAGACGCTGATAGTGGCTGGAGACGGGCAGGAGACCCAGCAGAAGAGCGCAAACTGGCACCTCTCGATag gGAATGGCGCAGAGCTGGTCAGGACGCTGACAAGCCAGGGAAACAGGAGGTTGAGGATGATGCCCCAGACCAGGAAGAGGTCCCTAGTTTCAGAAAGGACATTGAAGGTCTGCCATCACGTTTGGATGAGGGCAAAGGACTATTAGGTGGTGATCGTACACCACCTCGACGTGGCCAAAATGAAGATAAAGGTCCGAGGCGTGAAATAGAAGAGGACAAGGGGACTTGGAGAGGTACAGATGATGATCGTGGGCCTAAGAGAGGCTTTGATGATGATCGTGGGCCTAAGAGAAGCTTTGATGATGATCGTGGGCCTAAGAGGGGCTTTGATGATGATCGTGGCCCTAGGAGGGGCTTTGATGAGGACCGTGGCCCTAGGAGGGGCTTTGATGAGGACCGTGGGCCAAGGAGAGGCTTTGATGAGGACCGTGGCCCTAGGAGGGGCTTTGATGAGGACCGTGGTCCCAGGCGGGGCTTTGATGAGGACCGTGGTCCCAGGCGGGGCTTTGATGAGGACCGTGGTCCCAGGCGGGGCTTTGATGAGGACCGTGGTCCCAGGCGGGGCTTTGATGAGGACCGCGGTCTCAGGCGGGGCTTTGATGAGGACCGCGGTCCCAGGCGTGGATTTGATGAGGACCGCGGTCCCAGGCGTGGATTTGATGAGGACCGAGGTCCCAGGCGGGGATTTGATGAGGACCGTGGCCCCAGGCGGGGCTTTGATGAGCCCAGGCGAGGCTTTGACGAGGACCGTGCTCCCAGGAGAGGCTTTGACGATGACCGTGCTCCCAGGAGAGGCTTTGACGATGACCGTGCTCCCAGGAGAGGCTTTGACGATGACCGTGCTCCCAGGAGAGGCTTTGATGAAGAACGTGTGTCATGGAGAAGTGGGGACGATGACAGGGGTCTCAGGCGAGGTGGGGATGATGACAGGGTTCTCAGGCGAGGTGGTGATGATGACAGGGTTCTCAGAAGgggtggagatgatgatgatgatgatgatgaacaagcaCCCTGGAAATCCTATGGATCAAGCCGTCCAG GGGGTTGGCGTGATCGTGAAAAGGCTCGTGAAGATAGCTGGGGCCCACCGCGGGAAGCAAAGCCTTCTGAAGATCGCGAAGCGGCTCTGGAGTTAGAGAAACGTCCGCTCAG GGAGGAATCTGCCTGGAGACGAGGAGGAGAAAGACTCGCACCAAGTGACCCGGACAGAGACGACAGTAATGAGAAAGAAGATCGGAAACGTCCCCTGAAGACAGACCGCGAAGAAT CGAACCCGTGGCGGAAAACCGAAGAGCTAGAGCGCAGCGCTCCGCGCCGAGCGCCGCCGCCAGCGGACAAGGAGAAGAGTTCTTGGCGTACAGACAAAAAAGAGGAAAAGGAAATGCCTCGTCGCGTCAGACTGGAGACAGATGAGGAAGGCTGGACAACTGTGCGCCGCTAG
- the EIF3A gene encoding eukaryotic translation initiation factor 3 subunit A isoform X3 has protein sequence MPAYFQRPENALKRANEFLEVGKKQPALDVLYDVIKSKKHRTWQKIHEPIMLKYLELCVDLRKSHLAKEGLYQYKNICQQVNIKSLEDVVRAYLKLAEERTEAAKESSQQMVLDIEDLDNIQTPESVLLSAVSGEDTQDRTDRLLLTPWVKFLWESYRQCLDLLRNNSKVERLYHDIAQQAFKFCLLYTRKAEFRKLCDNLRMHLGQIQRHHNQSTAINLNNPESQSMHLETRLVQLDSAISMELWQEAFKAVEDIHGLFALSKKPPKPQLMANYYNKVSTVFWKSGNTLFHASTLHRLYHLSREMRKNLTPEEMQRMSTRVLLATLSIPITPERTDIARLLDMDGIILDKQRRLATLLGLQSPPTRVGLINDMVRFNVLQYVVPEVKELYNWLEMDFHPLKLSGRVTKVLDWVKEQADKEPDLQQYVPQLQNNTILRLLQQVAQIYQSIEFSRLTSLVPFVDAFLLERAIVDAARHCDLQVRIDHTSRTLSFGSDLNYSTREDAPVGPFLQNMPSEQIRNQLTAMSSVLSKAVATIKPAHVLQEKEEQQQLAITAFLKNSRKEHQRILARRQTIEERKERLENLNIQREKEELEQREAELQKVRKAEEERLRLEAKEREKERILQEHEQIKKKTVRERLEQIKKTELGAKAFKDIDIENLEELDPDFIMAKQVEQLEKEKKELQERLKNQEKKIDYFERAKRLEEIPLIKKAYEEQRISDMELWEQQEAERIDTLMLEREKAVEHKNRMSRMMEDRDLFESKLKSARQSVYEEKLKQFQERLAEERKARLEERKRQRKEERRITYYSRKEEEEQRIKDEQMKKEHEEQERIENEKRESEEREYQERIRKLEEQERKKRQRELEIEERERRRDEERRGGDDSFRKQEPSRWGDKDADSGWRRAGDPAEERKLAPLDREWRRAGQDADKPGKQEVEDDAPDQEEVPSFRKDIEGLPSRLDEGKGLLGGDRTPPRRGQNEDKGPRREIEEDKGTWRGTDDDRGPKRGFDDDRGPRRGFDEDRGPRRGFDEDRGPRRGFDEDRGPRRGFDEDRGPRRGFDEDRGPRRGFDEDRGPRRGFDEDRGPRRGFDEDRGLRRGFDEDRGPRRGFDEDRGPRRGFDEDRGPRRGFDEDRGPRRGFDEPRRGFDEDRAPRRGFDDDRAPRRGFDDDRAPRRGFDDDRAPRRGFDEERVSWRSGDDDRGLRRGGDDDRVLRRGGDDDRVLRRGGDDDDDDDEQAPWKSYGSSRPGGWRDREKAREDSWGPPREAKPSEDREAALELEKRPLREESAWRRGGERLAPSDPDRDDSNEKEDRKRPLKTDREESNPWRKTEELERSAPRRAPPPADKEKSSWRTDKKEEKEMPRRVRLETDEEGWTTVRR, from the exons ATGCCGGCCTACTTCCAGCGCCCCGAGAATGCTCTGAAGAGGGCGAACG AGTTCCTCGAAGTTGGCAAGAAACAACCAGCTTTGGATGTTTTATATGATGTGATAAAGAGCAAAAAGCACCGAACATGGCAGAAAATACACGAGCCGATTATGCTAAAATACCTGGAACTCTGTGTGGATCTCCGCAAGAGCCACCTCGCCAAGGAAGGCCTGTACCAGTACAAGAACATCTGCCAGCAG GTTAATATCAAGTCTTTGGAAGATGTGGTCCGGGCCTACTTGAAGCTGGCCgaggagaggacagaggctgcCAAGGAGTCTTCCCAGCAAATGGTTTTGGATATTGAAGATCTAGACAACATTCAGACTCCAGAAAG TGTCCTCCTGAGTGCTGTGAGTGGAGAAGACACCCAGGACCGTACTGACCGCCTGCTTCTAACCCCATGGGTGAAGTTTCTTTGGGAATCGTACAGACAGTGCCTGGACCTGCTGAGGAACAACTCTAAGGTGGAGCGTCTGTATCATGACATCGCTCAACAAG CCTTCAAGTTCTGCCTGCTGTACACCAGGAAGGCCGAGTTCCGTAAGCTGTGCGACAATCTGAGGATGCACCTGGGCCAGATTCAGCGGCACCACAACCAGAGCACGGCCATCAACCTGAACAACCCAGAGAGCCAGTCCATGCACCTGGAGACCCGGCTGGTTCAACTGGACAGCGCTATCAGCATGGAGCTCTGGCAG GAAGCCTTTAAAGCTGTTGAGGACATTCATGGTCTATTTGCATTGTCCAAGAAGCCACCAAAACCTCAGCTGATGGCAAATTACTACAACAAGGTGTCCACTGTCTTCTGGAAGTCTGGGAACACTCTGTTCCATGCCTCCACCTTACACCGTCTGTACCATCTGTCCAGGGAGATGAGGAAGAATCTCACCCCAGAGGAGATGCAGAG GATGTCGACCAGAGTACTGCTGGCCACTCTTTCCATCCCCATAACTCCGGAACGCACGGACATTGCTCGGCTGCTGGACATGGATGGAATCATTTTGGACAAACAGAGGCGTCTTGCTACTCTGCTGGGACTGCAATCTCCACCAACTCGTGTTGGCCTCATTAATGATATG GTGCGGTTTAATGTCCTCCAGTACGTGGTTCCAGAGGTGAAGGAATTGTATAACTGGCTGGAAATGGATTTCCACCCTCTGAAGCTCTCCGGCCGTGTCACTAAG gTTCTGGACTGGGTGAAAGAGCAGGCGGATAAGGAACCTGATCTTCAGCAGTATGTTCCTCAGCTTCAGAACAACACTATCCTGAGACTTCTGCAGCAG GTGGCTCAGATCTACCAAAGTATTGAGTTCTCGCGCCTCACGTCATTGGTGCCTTTCGTTGATGCCTTTCTGTTGGAAAGAGCCATTGTTGATGCTGCTCGTCATTGTGATCTGCAA GTCCGTATAGATCACACCTCCCGTACATTAAGCTTTGGCTCGGACCTGAATTATTCTACACGAGAGGATGCACCGGTTGGTCCTTTCCTACAGAACATGCCATCCGAGCAGATCCGTAATCAGCTGACTGCAATGTCCTCTGTGCTGTCCAAGGCGGTGGCTACGATCAAGCCAGCCCATGtcctg CAAGAGAAGGAGGAGCAGCAACAGCTGGCCATCACTGCTTTCCTGAAAAACTCCAGAAAGGAACATCAACGGATCCTGGCTCGCCGGCAAACCATAGAAGAGAGGAAGGAACGACTGGAAAATCTAAATATCCAAAGAGAGAAGGAAGAGTTGGAGCAGCGAGAAGCCGAACTCCAGAAAGTACGCAAAGCGgaggaggagagactgcgacTGGAGGCCAAAGAGCGAGAGAAGGAGCGTATCCTACAGGAACATGAACAGATCAAGAAAAAGACTGTGAGGGAACGACTGGAGCAGATCAAGAAAACTGAACTGGGTGCCAAAGCGTTCAAAGATATAGACATTGAG AACCTGGAGGAGCTGGACCCAGATTTCATCATGGCTAAACAGGTGGAACAGCtggagaaagagaagaaagagcTGCAGGAACGTCTGAAGAACCAAGAGAAGAAG ATTGATTATTTTGAGAGAGCCAAACGCCTGGAAGAAATTCCCCTAATCAAGAAGGCTTATGAGGAGCAGCGGATCAGTGATATGGAGCTGTgggaacagcaggaggcggaaCGG ATTGACACCCTAATGTTGGAGCGTGAGAAGGCCGTAGAGCACAAGAACAGGATGTCTAGGATGATGGAAGACCGAGATCTGTTTGAGTCGAAGCTGAAATCTGCTCGGCAGTCTGTGTATGAG GAGAAACTGAAGCAATTCCAGGAGAGACTTGCGGAGGAAAGGAAGGCTCGTCTGGAAGAACGCAAGAGACAGCGCAAGGAGGAAAGACGTATTACCTATTACAGCcgtaaggaggaggaggagcagagaatcAAAGACGAACAGATGAAAAAAG AACATGAAGAACAAGAGCGGATTGAGAATGAGAAGAGAGAATCTGAGGAACGAGAGTACCAAGAACGCATTAGGAAACTGGAGGAACAGGAGCGCAAGAAACGCCAGCGTGAACTAGAGATTGAAGAGCGTGAACGGCGGCGTGATGAGGAGCGGCGAGGGGGCGATGATTCTTTCAGAAAG CAGGAACCCTCTCGCTGGGGTGACAAAGACGCTGATAGTGGCTGGAGACGGGCAGGAGACCCAGCAGAAGAGCGCAAACTGGCACCTCTCGATag gGAATGGCGCAGAGCTGGTCAGGACGCTGACAAGCCAGGGAAACAGGAGGTTGAGGATGATGCCCCAGACCAGGAAGAGGTCCCTAGTTTCAGAAAGGACATTGAAGGTCTGCCATCACGTTTGGATGAGGGCAAAGGACTATTAGGTGGTGATCGTACACCACCTCGACGTGGCCAAAATGAAGATAAAGGTCCGAGGCGTGAAATAGAAGAGGACAAGGGGACTTGGAGAGGTACAGATGATGATCGTGGGC CTAAGAGGGGCTTTGATGATGATCGTGGCCCTAGGAGGGGCTTTGATGAGGACCGTGGCCCTAGGAGGGGCTTTGATGAGGACCGTGGGCCAAGGAGAGGCTTTGATGAGGACCGTGGCCCTAGGAGGGGCTTTGATGAGGACCGTGGTCCCAGGCGGGGCTTTGATGAGGACCGTGGTCCCAGGCGGGGCTTTGATGAGGACCGTGGTCCCAGGCGGGGCTTTGATGAGGACCGTGGTCCCAGGCGGGGCTTTGATGAGGACCGCGGTCTCAGGCGGGGCTTTGATGAGGACCGCGGTCCCAGGCGTGGATTTGATGAGGACCGCGGTCCCAGGCGTGGATTTGATGAGGACCGAGGTCCCAGGCGGGGATTTGATGAGGACCGTGGCCCCAGGCGGGGCTTTGATGAGCCCAGGCGAGGCTTTGACGAGGACCGTGCTCCCAGGAGAGGCTTTGACGATGACCGTGCTCCCAGGAGAGGCTTTGACGATGACCGTGCTCCCAGGAGAGGCTTTGACGATGACCGTGCTCCCAGGAGAGGCTTTGATGAAGAACGTGTGTCATGGAGAAGTGGGGACGATGACAGGGGTCTCAGGCGAGGTGGGGATGATGACAGGGTTCTCAGGCGAGGTGGTGATGATGACAGGGTTCTCAGAAGgggtggagatgatgatgatgatgatgatgaacaagcaCCCTGGAAATCCTATGGATCAAGCCGTCCAG GGGGTTGGCGTGATCGTGAAAAGGCTCGTGAAGATAGCTGGGGCCCACCGCGGGAAGCAAAGCCTTCTGAAGATCGCGAAGCGGCTCTGGAGTTAGAGAAACGTCCGCTCAG GGAGGAATCTGCCTGGAGACGAGGAGGAGAAAGACTCGCACCAAGTGACCCGGACAGAGACGACAGTAATGAGAAAGAAGATCGGAAACGTCCCCTGAAGACAGACCGCGAAGAAT CGAACCCGTGGCGGAAAACCGAAGAGCTAGAGCGCAGCGCTCCGCGCCGAGCGCCGCCGCCAGCGGACAAGGAGAAGAGTTCTTGGCGTACAGACAAAAAAGAGGAAAAGGAAATGCCTCGTCGCGTCAGACTGGAGACAGATGAGGAAGGCTGGACAACTGTGCGCCGCTAG